In Zalophus californianus isolate mZalCal1 chromosome 17, mZalCal1.pri.v2, whole genome shotgun sequence, one DNA window encodes the following:
- the MMP15 gene encoding matrix metalloproteinase-15, producing the protein MGSDRSAPGRPGWAGSLLGGREAAARPRLLPLLLVLLGFLGRGAAAEDAEVNAENWLRLYGYLPQPSRHMSTMRSAQILASALAEMQRFYGIPVTGVLDEETKAWMKRPRCGVPDQFGVRVKANLRRRRKRYALTGRRWSSYQLTFSIQNYTEKLGWYHSLEAVRRAFRVWEQATPLVFQEVPYEDIRLRRQKEADIMVLFASGFHGDSSPFDGTGGFLAHAYFPGPGLGGDTHFDADEPWTFSSTDLHGNSLFLVAVHELGHALGLEHSSNPSAIMAPFYQWMDTDTFQLPEDDLRGIQQLYGTPDGQPQPTRPLPTVTPRRPGRPDHRPPRPPQPPPPGGKPERPPKPGPPAQPRATERPDQYGPNICDGDFDTVAMLRGEMFVFKGRWFWRVRHNRVLDNYPMPIGHFWRGLPSDISAAYERQDGRFVFFKGDRYWLFREANLEPGYPQPLTSYGLGIPYDHIDTAIWWEPTGHTFFFQEDRYWRFNEETQRGDPGYPKPISVWQGIPTSPKGAFLSNDAAYTYFYKGTKYWKFDNERLRMEPGYPKSILRDFMGCQEHVEPGPRWPDVARPPFNPDGGAEPGAGGDGEEGEEGHEAGPGGGEGTGGDGDSRVVVQMEEVPRTVSVVLVLVPPLLLLLSVLGLSYALVRMQRKGAPRALLYCKRSLQEWV; encoded by the exons ATGGGCAGCGACCGGAGCGCGCCCGGACGGCCGGGCTGGGCGGGCAGTCTCCTCGGCGGCCGGGAGGCGGCGGCGCGGCCGCGACTGCTGCCGCTGCTCCTGGTGCTTCTGGGCTTCCTGGGCCGCGGCGCGGCGGCGGAGGACGCAGAAGTCAACGCCGAG AACTGGCTGAGGCTCTACGGCTACCTGCCCCAGCCGAGCCGTCACATGTCCACCATGCGCTCCGCCCAGATCCTGGCCTCAGCCCTGGCCGAGATGCAGCGCTTCTATGGGATTCCCGTCACGGGTGTGCTCGACGAAGAAACCAAGGC GTGGATGAAGCGACCCCGCTGCGGGGTGCCAGACCAGTTTGGGGTGCGTGTGAAAGCCAACCTGCGACGGCGGCGGAAACGCTATGCCCTCACGGGGAGGAGGTGGAGCAGCTACCAGCTGACCTTCAG CATCCAGAACTACACAGAGAAGCTGGGATGGTACCACTCGCTGGAGGCGGTGCGAAGGGCCTTCCGCGTGTGGGAGCAGGCCACACCCCTGGTCTTCCAGGAGGTGCCCTACGAGGACATCCGGCTGCGGCGGCAGAAGGAGGCTGACATCATGGTACTCTTTGCCTCTGGTTTCCACGGCGACAGCTCACCATTTGATGGCACGGGGGGCTTTCTGGCTCACGCCTATTTCCCTGGCCCTGGTCTGGGCGGGGATACCCATTTCGATGCAGATGAGCCCTGGACCTTCTCCAGCACTGACCTGCATG GGAACAGCCTCTTCCTGGTGGCAGTGCATGAGCTGGGCCACGCGCTAGGGCTGGAGCACTCTAGCAACCCCAGTGCCATCATGGCGCCGTTCTACCAGTGGATGGACACCGACACCTTCCAGCTGCCCGAGGACGACCTCCGGGGTATCCAGCAGCTCTACG GCACCCCGGATGGCCAGCCACAGCCCACCCGGCCTCTCCCCACCGTGACTCCCCGGCGACCAGGCCGGCCAGATCAtcggccccccaggcccccccagCCACCACCCCCAGGTGGGAAGCCGGAGCGGCCCCCAAAGCCaggccccccagcccagccccgagCCACGGAACGGCCTGACCAGTATGGCCCCAACATCTGCGACGGGGACTTTGACACAGTAGCCATGCTGCGTGGGGAGATGTTCGTGTTCAAG GGCCGCTGGTTCTGGCGAGTTCGACACAACCGCGTCCTGGACAACTATCCCATGCCCATCGGGCACTTCTGGCGTGGTCTGCCCAGTGACATCAGTGCTGCCTACGAGCGCCAAGATGGGCGTTTTGTCTTCTTTAAAG GTGACCGCTACTGGCTCTTCCGAGAAGCGAACCTGGAGCCTGGCTACCCACAGCCACTGACCAGCTATGGCCTCGGCATCCCCTATGACCACATTGACACGGCCATCTGGTGGGAACCCACAGGTCACACCTTCTTCTTCCAGGAGGACAG GTACTGGCGCTTCAATGAGGAGACGCAGCGTGGAGACCCCGGCTACCCCAAGCCCATCAGTGTCTGGCAAGGGATCCCTACCTCCCCCAAAGGGGCCTTCCTGAGCAATGATGCAG cCTACACATACTTCTACAAGGGCACCAAGTACTGGAAGTTCGACAACGAGCGCCTGCGGATGGAGCCGGGCTACCCCAAATCCATCCTGCGGGACTTCATGGGCTGCCAAGAGCACGTGGAGCCGGGACCCCGCTGGCCCGATGTGGCCCGTCCGCCCTTCAACCCCGACGGGGGTGCAGAGCCCGGGGCGGGCGGGGACGGCGAGGAGGGCGAGGAGGGCCATGAGGCCGGCCCGGGCGGCGGCGAGGGGACAGGCGGGGATGGGGACAGCCGCGTGGTGGTGCAGATGGAGGAGGTCCCGCGGACGGTGAgcgtggtgctggtgctggtgccgccgctgctgctgctcctgTCTGTCCTGGGCCTCAGCTACGCCCTGGTGCGGATGCAGCGCAAGGGCGCGCCGCGCGCGCTCCTCTACTGCAAGCGCTCCCTGCAGGAGTGGGTCTGA